Genomic DNA from Vagococcus luciliae:
TGATAACTTAGAAATTATTAACCCTGACACTTACGAAAAATTTGATGAGATGGTTGCTTCTTTCATTGAACGCCGTAAAGGTAAAGCAACAGAAGATCAAGCACGTACTATTTTAAAAGATGAAAACTACTTTGGAACAATGTTAGTTTATATGGACTTAGCTGATGGTTTAGTAAGTGGTGCTGTTCACTCTACTGGTGACACAATTCGCCCTGCTTTACAAATCGTTAAAACTAAACCAGGTGTTAGCCGTACAAGTGGTGCGTTCTTAATGTTAGGTAACCGTGACTCAGAAAAATATATTTTCTCTGATTGTGCTATTAACATCAATCCTGATGCTCAAGCATTAGCAGAAATCGCTGTTGAAAGTGCTAAAACAGCTGAATTATTTGATATTGATCCTAAAGTTGCTTTATTGAGCTTCTCAACAAAAGGATCTGCAAAATCTGAAGAAGTAACAAAAGTCGCTGAAGCAACTCGTATCGCTAAAGAATTAGCGCCTGAAATGGCTATTGATGGTGAATTACAGTTTGACGCTTCTTACGTTCCTTCTGTTGCGAAACAAAAAGCACCTGATTCAGATGTAGCTGGACAAGCAAATGTCTTTATCTTCCCTGAAATCCAATCTGGAAATATTGGCTATAAAATTGCTCAACGTTTAGGTGGATTCCAAGCAATTGGTCCTATCTTGCAAGGGTTAAATAAACCAATTTCTGACTTATCTCGTGGATGTAATGAAGAAGATGTTTACAAATTATCCATCATCACTGCTGGACAAGCAATAATGAATAAATAGTAAACATAAAAAACCAATGCCTTTTCTGAAATAGAAAATCGCATTGGTTTTTATTTATTTGGCATTTAAAGCTGCCAATGTAATATAATTATACGGCTGATTAAAATGTGGTAAAAAGAATAAATCCAATAATTGTAATTCATCTATTGTCAATTTTTTATGAATCGCAAGAGAAAATAGGTGAGTCAGCATGGATACATCTTTTTCAGAACATATTTGTGCGCCTACAATTCGTCTTAAGTCAGTTTCATACACAATACGAAGTTTAACATTGTAATTATCAGCCATAAATGCTGGTTTTTGTAAATCTTCATAATCCGTATAAGATACTGCTAATCCTCTTTTAATAGCTGATTCAAAAGATAAACCAGTTGATGACATATTAAATCCAAATATTGAAATAGCATTAGAGCCTTGCACTCCTAATGAAGCCACTTCTCCACCGCCTATACTATGTCCAGCAACTATTCCACTTCTAACAGCATTTGTAGCTAATGCTATGTAATCCATTTTTTGTAAAGCGTTAGAAAATATGGTCGCGCAATCTCCCACTGCATAAACTGAAGGGTTGCTTGTTTGTTGGTGTTCATCGACAACATAGGCACCATTACGAAACAATTCTAACTCCTGTTTGCCTAAATCATTGTTTGGTAAAAAACCAACAGCATTGATAATCATATCAACTGCATAGTTTCCTTTATCTGTTATAAGTCGCTCTACTGATTGTTTACCTTGATATTCCGTCACTCTTTCTCCAAAGTGAAGCTCTATTCCATTATTGGACAATGTTTCATCCATCTTACTTGAAAATTCCTGGTCATAATAACCCGATAGCGAACGATTTTCTCCATCAAAAAGCAATACTTTTTTCCCTCTTCTTTTTAACGCTTCAGCTATTTCAACTCCAATATAACCTGCTCCAATTACCGCCACTCGTTGAATAGTTTCTTTTTCAGCAAATTCATTGACCTTTTTTCCGTCATTAAATGTTTTTAAACAAAAAATATTATCCAATTCTTTGCCAGGGACATTTAATAAGATGGGTTTAGAACCTGTCGCTAATATTAAGTTATTATATTCTTCAGTAAATGTTTCATGATTTAAATTCGTACAAGTAACGATTTTTTTACGAAAATCAACACGTATAACTTCTGTGCTTGTATAGATTTTAGCACCTTTCTTCTTGAAATCCGACTCATTTAAATAAAATAATCCTTCATATGAATCAATTTGTTGTCCAACCCAAAGTGCTGTTCCGCAACCTAAATAACTAAACTCTGCATTCTTTTCTATAATCACCACC
This window encodes:
- the pta gene encoding phosphate acetyltransferase, which gives rise to MELFDQLKHKIINKNIRMVFPEPTDERVLGAAVRLKSDNLIEPVLIGKPEEIKELAASRGLSVDNLEIINPDTYEKFDEMVASFIERRKGKATEDQARTILKDENYFGTMLVYMDLADGLVSGAVHSTGDTIRPALQIVKTKPGVSRTSGAFLMLGNRDSEKYIFSDCAININPDAQALAEIAVESAKTAELFDIDPKVALLSFSTKGSAKSEEVTKVAEATRIAKELAPEMAIDGELQFDASYVPSVAKQKAPDSDVAGQANVFIFPEIQSGNIGYKIAQRLGGFQAIGPILQGLNKPISDLSRGCNEEDVYKLSIITAGQAIMNK
- the nox gene encoding H2O-forming NADH oxidase codes for the protein MKKTVIIGSNHAGIAAANVLLNHYHHEVVIIEKNAEFSYLGCGTALWVGQQIDSYEGLFYLNESDFKKKGAKIYTSTEVIRVDFRKKIVTCTNLNHETFTEEYNNLILATGSKPILLNVPGKELDNIFCLKTFNDGKKVNEFAEKETIQRVAVIGAGYIGVEIAEALKRRGKKVLLFDGENRSLSGYYDQEFSSKMDETLSNNGIELHFGERVTEYQGKQSVERLITDKGNYAVDMIINAVGFLPNNDLGKQELELFRNGAYVVDEHQQTSNPSVYAVGDCATIFSNALQKMDYIALATNAVRSGIVAGHSIGGGEVASLGVQGSNAISIFGFNMSSTGLSFESAIKRGLAVSYTDYEDLQKPAFMADNYNVKLRIVYETDLRRIVGAQICSEKDVSMLTHLFSLAIHKKLTIDELQLLDLFFLPHFNQPYNYITLAALNAK